In Camelina sativa cultivar DH55 chromosome 17, Cs, whole genome shotgun sequence, the genomic stretch CTTAGAACTTGCCATCCCAAACAAACCagacttttttttaaaagcactAATTTACAAGATAGACACTAGTCTTCCAGCTCGATCTCCATGTACTttccagaaaacattgatggCCTTATCAACCGTTCCAGCATCATCAATAGCAATAGCTCCAACGATTGCCCTAAAGCCACCACAAAGAATAGCCGGGTTCGATGCATCTGTCTTCGGGGAAACCCTGATTATCTTCCCCAAACCCAACCGGCCTCCGTCAAGAGCACATGAGGACTCCACATTTGAAACCTGTGCTATCAAACGGTTCAGAGCTTTCGAGGAGGCATCGATATCTTCAGTGAGATAGTGAAGAGAGACAGAAGTTTCAATGATAT encodes the following:
- the LOC104757025 gene encoding protein NUCLEAR FUSION DEFECTIVE 2 isoform X2, which codes for MVMVTNRFTLLLVLVVISISFSSSFSQVRATSETNLRIQSFSSDLSTLQTQIGYKFNNTNLLRRAMTHASFSQENNKALSIFGTHIIETSVSLHYLTEDIDASSKALNRLIAQVSNVESSCALDGGRLGLGKIIRVSPKTDASNPAILCGGFRAIVGAIAIDDAGTVDKAINVFWKVHGDRAGRLVSIL
- the LOC104757025 gene encoding protein NUCLEAR FUSION DEFECTIVE 2 isoform X1, whose amino-acid sequence is MVMVTNRFTLLLVLVVISISFSSSFSQQVRATSETNLRIQSFSSDLSTLQTQIGYKFNNTNLLRRAMTHASFSQENNKALSIFGTHIIETSVSLHYLTEDIDASSKALNRLIAQVSNVESSCALDGGRLGLGKIIRVSPKTDASNPAILCGGFRAIVGAIAIDDAGTVDKAINVFWKVHGDRAGRLVSIL